tctcactccaatattttctctgtcatccctactgtagcctcaattgaaaaaatcagaaacacttgccgttaaacaatcttacaaaaaaatgattttataatgagttttcatcttataatttttgttttatctaattttatccaattttcacaagcataaaggaattggtaattgacttggaaaaaatcagaaatactcgcggttaaacaatttcttacaaaaaatgattttataatgattttttattttataatttttgtcttatctaattttatctaattttcacaagcataatgacatcaaaggaattggtaattggcctggaaaaaatcagaaacactcgttgttaaacaatttcttaccaaaaatgactttataatgagttttcattttataatttttgtcgtatataattttatctaattttcacaagcataatgacatccgaaagaattggtaattggcctggagggtttttttagagaggttagtgcagatgatgaaattagagaggttggagtgaagatgatgaaattgaagagatcttgaatgaacctttgcctgaaggtgaatatgtcaatgactcaactctttacaaagacaaattgtttaaaggcaaatctttctgattttttcaattggagctacagtagggatgatagagaaaaggttggagtgagagagatgaaagagaaaggattgagaggaatgaaagaggtgagtaagggtttggggggtttcttttttttttaagttttgagaatgaaaattattaaaatacccttaaccttaaaacttagaatccatgatatataagggtatttttgtctactaaaatccggtacacattgctaaaatgtaccaactgaaaaacaggcatacgcgcgttagcaaaccatatatatatatatatatatatatatatatatatatatatatatatatatatatatatatatatatacttttcttattattatgcTGAATTTGACTCACtcttctttaaaataaaaaaaaatactacaataataaaattaaatgagataaaataaattataagataacATTATAAACAACACTTATATAATAGTTATTATATCGTATCATTCATTTCCatcaaattaaatgtttaacGATGACATATTGTGTTTCTAACAAAACGACTGATGGTACCTATTATATAACCTACTTGTGACTAATGAAAAAGAATCCTcaacagaaattaaatataaaaaaatataagtcaACATATTATAGttgaagaaattaaatttcattgaCAATTTTTACATCACTGCTGTTGGGTTTGACCTTTTTGTCACATTATCATTCATTTCGTAATAATAACTACTGAAATccatatttttaactttatgaaTGGTCCCACCACTTAATTTAATTCCCTCCCGCCACACATTAGATATGTATGTCTTAATTTAAGCTTAATTATATATGCAATGGATGAGAACTATTTATATCCCATGACATAcatgacaacaaaataataaagtgAAGTTTGTCACCTTATTTGTAAAAGATTGAATGAAAAATGAGTGTTCAGGCATTTTGATATAAAAAGTGTAGAAAATGAAGATTGTGTATCTTATGCAAAAATGAAGCATGAAGCATAGAAAATCTGTAGTTAGGGGCGTGCGACCATGAGAATGATCTTGTCGGTTGGTTTCTTTGTAAATAGACACAATGACCTACTCACATGAAGACTCCAATATACACATATTTAAATCTCGGTACGTGATGGGAAGGCATAAGCATGAACTTGTCATCAAAACGGAAGAATGGTGGGAGACcctaattctaaaaataatcaCTTTATTTATTACTCTTATATGTTACAAGATATGGTGCATATAACTCAATCAACAAATGCAGGTAACTAGGGATCTGTGTATGCAATTCAgctaaatttattaaaaaagattgCGAAATATATAGCCATTTTTTGACAGAATATAAGAATAAGCTTTAAAAATTATGAACCACATTTGATTCAAATCTGGTTATGGGTAGGGACGTGTTGTTGCTTTTGTGGACCACCATGTTCACTCACACTCTCTACCTTACTCCCTCAATCCTTTATAAACTCACCCTCTCATTCCACCACCAATCCTCAATCCCATCAAACAAACAAACTCTCTCTTCCTCATTTTCTTCAACAGCACCAAATCGCTTCCTTGATTTgagttgtttttttcttttttttcttcacaagTTCCTTGGTTTCAGTTATTGCATCACATCACAAACATGTACAACTTAGACAAGCCACAGAGAGACGATGAAAACAAGCCACTAACCCCATCTTTCTCTACCACTCTCCTTGACCAAATCTACCGTTCCATCGAcgagggagagagaaaaaacGGCGAAACCAAGTTCTACAGACACACAACAATGAGCACCACCAAGAAACAGAGCAGTAGGGGCAATTCGAAATCCATGGATGCGGATATAAAATATGTCGGCGCCAAAACCGACAAAAAAAAAGTGCACCGCGACGAGGATGCTTTGTTCTTCAGCTCCACCTCGGTTTCCTCGGATTCCAGCTTTGGATTCTCTTCCTCCGACAACGAATCCATCTCGCGCGAATCGTGTCTCGCGCCGCGCGCCAGGCTCGTGGGCGGGAGCGCGTCGTTCCGGTCTGAGAGATACGGGATTCGCGTGTTCGAGGGTTTGTGTCGGAACTCCCACACCTCTGAGGAGCGACACGTGGCGGTTCGCGACGAGGAGATGCTGATAAAATCCAAGTCCCGGGCGTTGAAGATTTACAACAACCTTAAAAAAGTGAAACAACCGATTTCTCCTGGTGGTCGTGTCACGAGTTTCCTCAACTCGCTCTTCGCCAACACTAAGAAAACAAGCTCCCGCTCCTGCGGCGAAGTGCAGCAcacttcatcatcatcatcatcatcatccacctcttcctcttcctacTATTCCTCTACATGCTCTTCTACTTCCTCATTGTCCAGGTCATGTTTGAGCAAAACCATGTCTTCAGGAAGAGAGAGGATGCGCAGTGGGGTGAAGCAAACAGTGCGATTTTACCCCGTGAGTGTGATCGTCGGTGAAGATAGTCGACCCTGTGGGCACAAACGTTTGTGTGAAGAGGAAGAAGCTTCAAGAGGGTTCTTGAGAGAGTACCGACAAAACCCGAAGAAGAGCAATGATTTGGTTTTGAAGGAGTTGTCCTTGAGGAGTAAAGTTGATTACGAGGATGACGACGATGATGATGCGTCGAGTTATGCAAGTTCGGATCTCTTTGAGCTTGATCATTTGGCAGTGTTTGGAAGTGAAAGGTACTGTGAGGAGCTTCCAGTGTATGAAACCACCCATGTTGGTACTAACCGCGCCATTGCTAATGGCCTCATAGTGTAATACTATGTTCAAAATACGTGTCAGAACCCATTTTTGAAGTTTTCTTTAGATGTTTTGTTAAGCATGTATGATTAATGAGTAAATAATATGGTTTCGATAAGATATTTTTTGTTGTCCAAcgataattgtgcttaatttttTGGAGTGGGAGGAATGGAACGATCTAAGGTGAAACCTGAAAATCagggaaagaaaaggaaattgataacacaaaagaaagagataaaGCAAAGAGAGGAACACTGATAGATAGAAGGAAGAGTCTTTTAGAGTGGTAACTAGTTGTAAGGAACCACGTGGTCAAGCGGGTATCTCCATGGCAGTGTAgcaaaaagaggaagaaaaagttgaGGTGTGGAACACATATGGCTTCTTCTTCATGTGTGGTCCACACCAGAATTCGCTCTCTTTAGTTTGCTTTCATACATAGGGAAGACAAAGTGATGAATACGGAGTATTAGTACTTTCACAAACGATCTAAAGATTGGTTTACACAAATTCCACAATTGGATCACTCCATTAAGACCACAACAAGgcttcttttataaattttaatttgttttaaaaaataatttcctattttcttttatatctacgttattttttttttatctttaacaaAGTCACTAACAAAAAAATCCCCTTCTAACATAATACATTCAACATAGTGTTATGATTCGAAAAAACCAACCTtggtaatatttttgtaattaaaatcaCAACTCAATTGTAACAGACCTTtaaatcaaatttgatgttAGCCTCCTCTGTAGCGTATCCTAAAATTGATGTCTGAAGACTTTATGACATCAACAGCACTCGCATCCTTTCTCAAACTcgtttttaaaacataaaagaaaccGTATGAGATTATTTGGATGAAatctctttattattttctttttcttgtttgtgCCTAAGTTCTCCAacaataaagttttattttcaattcatgACACTAGTGCAGTTAAGGGATATGACATCAGTTGTTTTGGTTCATAGACAGCGgttcttgaaccgaggcatatatagACGAGACAAAAAGTTTACCCATTTTTGCCTCGGTTGCGAACAGAGATAGTATTGTGGAATCTAGTGCCTCGGTTGGGATCTGAACTGAGGCAATAgagtgtttttttcttttgcaccAGCCTTTCCCCGCCGCATCTTCCCTCTCCCGACAACTCCCACTGTAATTCACCTCCCCTTCCTCCGCCTCATACTCAAACCCCAATCCCATCACCTCATTGTCAACATAATCCATAACAGTCCCAAAATCCCCATCCCCAATTCAGCCCAACTCGGTTGTCGTTAGCCTCCGAGCTTCCCATCACCACCGTCAGCTTGTTCCTGCATCAGCCCAACATAAAGCACACAAGTTTTGAGCAAAGGTGGGAACTTTGCGTTTCAGCTCGTTCCGGCTCTTCTTGGCCTCGAGATCCGCGTCAGAGGTGGATGGTAGTGGAGAGTTGGGTGTTGGCGGTGGTGAATAatggaagaaagaagagagcTTGAAAATGGGAGAGCTGCTTACAAATAGAGCAGTGGTGGTGTCACGGTGGCTTACCATTCTGGCATCGAGAGCAATAGGCGGGAGAGGGTGTTGGCGGTGCTATCTCTGAATCGAAATTGAAGCGAAGTTGTTGGCGGTGCTGTGGCGGCACGACGGTGGATGCACGGAGAAGACGACAAAGGCCACCCGCGAGAGAAATCGAAACGGGGATTCACCTTGCAGCAGTTTGCGTTTGGTCTCTGGTCGAAGAGAAATCGAAACGGAGGTTTGCTCTAGTCGAAGAGAAAGAAGGGCTCTGGTGGAAGAGAAAACTCTAAGAAAGGAAGGGCTCTGGTGGAAGAGAAAACTCTGAGAAAGGAGGGGCTCGGTGGAAGACAAAGTACTGtaaatcattttgaaaaaataaagcaaaggATATTACCTCGGTTTCACAAGAACCCGAAGCCGTATACGAGCTACTAAAGCGGTTCTACTCAAACCCGATGCctaaacatctttaaaaaaattcaaaataattttatatgcttcggtttgcTTCAAAACCGAGGTCATAGCGTATTTCAGCACCAGTTCTGGATAAATCGAGGTAGTCCATGCTGCAGCGCACACATTTTCAGAAGAAAATCAGAGACTTTAGACACCGATTATGCAAAGAACTGAGGCGGTATCCCCTTGGTCAGTTTGACTTGCAGAGAGCAGCAGAGAGAGTAGGTGAGTTGCAGAGAGTTTTATGCCTCGGGTTCTTTCATAATCGAAGCAGTATCACCTATAGGCACCGGTTCGTTCATAACCAAAGCATATAAGTTCCcgttaattacaaaaatgccaccgcattTTAATATGCTTCGGATTTTtcaaaaccgaagcatattaGACATGTTCTAAAgctgtttttttactagtgtgatGCTTCATCTTCAACTCATTTCACTCCATGTTAAAATTGTGATAATCTTTTGAACTCAAgcttttattatttctaattgtATTTCATAAAGGTTGGTATTTTCTTATCTTCGTTCTCACTTTTAGGATTTTGTAAAATTGCTAGAGATTTCacatattacatatttatttcaaatttagaacTGTAGTggtgaaaaattttaaaaagtcatAACTTTTATTATAGACTTAAAGATAAATAtgctaaaaaaatgaaagttgttggaaataagaaaaaacGTATTGGTCAATTTTCAAAGAGGATTGAGTTTCTcgtattttcaaaaatctatCGTTTAAGATTTCTATATATTCGTAGTATCTGAAAATTTGATATCTTTTGTAAATGTATcttgtttattatattaatttttcatgaattcagtagaataaaatattataaaaaatattacaaaaaataaatccaCGTACCTCaattaacatttattataaattgaatagATGTTAGACAACCAACATTAATTTATCGTCATCCGCGTTGTATGTTgagaatttcaaaaaatataaaaaacataacaaaggttaattttttttttttttgcattagtAAATTTACCTTACGAAAAAGTTTGAcaaatatctatttttaaatatggaaaaaaaaattatatatcaaaaAATCAGATTTTCACTATCGTcctatcacaaaaaaaaattattaatttttataagaattgttttaaaatttatgtccatgatatataatttataattgaatgacaatataaatctttacagtcatttaaaatttaaaattgttgaatataatgaaaaactatatataaaattattatacacataaagaaaataataataaaaaaggacgTCCTAGTTTTGATTACATAACTTCACagaccttttattttattttatttttatctttcaacaAACCAGCTCACTATACTTTCTTTCGTCCTCCAACAACTCACTGAATAAAATACGTTGCTCTCTCCACACTTTTAATactgttattaatattttacattaattaatagatctagaaatatataaagtagtataaaactaaaacaaacaaacaaaattttactaTGAATTGGGAGAAAAGctatcaaattataaaaatgagaCCTATCAAAATGTATAATGAACTAGACTCAATCACACTATGACAAACTGGATTAACTTTTAACAACTGAAACTAggaaaaactcattttttttaacaattgaaACTAGGAAAAACTCATTAGAAgacaattacaaaataataccTAATTATCTCCTTGCaatcataaaaattatgattattttctCCCCAACCCATGAAATTCTGTTTCGTTTTTCTGGTTCGTTTTTTCTTATGTATTCGTTTGTCAAGACAGTCTACTGTTTGAGATTCAGATATGTACTAAACATggttacatatattttaattgacaTCTGAGTCATTCCCAAACGAGACCAATATCTTCAACAAGGTTAAACCCCTTTATATGTAGATATTATATTTCAAGTTGCTTAATTATAGATATATTACGCATAACCCTTGATGTTAGATTGTTTGGGCAATGTTACACCGATTTGGgaacaaaaatctaaataaacagAACCGCTTGTAACTAGGGACAACTAGAGTTtggtaaatttaaaataaacttagaaaTTAGACTATTGTATCATGATTTCATTTACAaatttttgagatattttttaGAAGTATAAAGCAATTAGtactaaaaaaaatgagactTTTTTtaagacaagaaaaaaaatttagtgcTTGAGCTTTGAGTCTTTATGGTTGTAATATGAGAGCAGGAACTTTACTTTGTATGCAGTATCCATGTTGAAAAACGgggaaagaaaggaaattgataagagaaaagaaagagataaagCAATATGGCAACAGTTATAGATAGAAGGAAGGGTGTTATAGGATAGTAGCTAGTTGTAAGAAACCATGTGGTCAAGCGGGTATCTCCAAGACAGTGCaggaaaaagaggaagaaaaagtgaagGTGGAAGATAAACAGTGGGGTATGGCTTCTCCTTCTTCATGTGGTCCACACCATAGTTGGGTCCCTTTAGTTTGCTTTGTTACGTTAGGGAAAGACAAAGTGATGAAGGTTGAAGATCCCTAGGTGAGTTTCCACTGGACTGTTAAACCATGCACTTTCCCTTTATGTGATTCAAAGTACAACTTAGACCATCATTGTCATGTTTTTGTACACTTCAATGCAACAACCTTTTTCGCTgtctctctccttcttctctttcccAGCACACATCCCAGAATAACGTTCACACTAGTGTTTCTCCCGATGCACTCACCACATTCATCTTCTAACAATCATCCATCTTGTCGACAAACACTTCAGACCTGTTATAAGGTTAGTTTCTGTGCAATGCAGATTCTCTTGGAGGACAC
This window of the Vigna angularis cultivar LongXiaoDou No.4 chromosome 7, ASM1680809v1, whole genome shotgun sequence genome carries:
- the LOC108337614 gene encoding protein BIG GRAIN 1-like B, with translation MYNLDKPQRDDENKPLTPSFSTTLLDQIYRSIDEGERKNGETKFYRHTTMSTTKKQSSRGNSKSMDADIKYVGAKTDKKKVHRDEDALFFSSTSVSSDSSFGFSSSDNESISRESCLAPRARLVGGSASFRSERYGIRVFEGLCRNSHTSEERHVAVRDEEMLIKSKSRALKIYNNLKKVKQPISPGGRVTSFLNSLFANTKKTSSRSCGEVQHTSSSSSSSSTSSSSYYSSTCSSTSSLSRSCLSKTMSSGRERMRSGVKQTVRFYPVSVIVGEDSRPCGHKRLCEEEEASRGFLREYRQNPKKSNDLVLKELSLRSKVDYEDDDDDDASSYASSDLFELDHLAVFGSERYCEELPVYETTHVGTNRAIANGLIV